A single window of Thermocrinis jamiesonii DNA harbors:
- a CDS encoding lysophospholipid acyltransferase family protein — MKKHKCINSFLANRILSPLCPFVKPLFKKVFRIEVVGLENVPSEACIVASNHRSHLDPPVLNAVFPEPLIFIAKEELFKVPLLGKLLPHMGAIPVKRGSGDMQALELSLSFLEKGCKVCIFPEGSRANPGEFLRPKLGVGILAIKSKKQVLPVYIDGTDKVMPRGKSFPKPGPTIRVIIGKPKDYSKETNYKEVAIKIMEEIKTLSKL; from the coding sequence ATGAAGAAACACAAGTGCATAAACAGTTTTTTAGCCAACCGCATATTATCACCCCTTTGTCCTTTTGTTAAGCCCCTCTTTAAAAAAGTGTTTAGAATAGAGGTGGTAGGTTTGGAAAATGTGCCTTCTGAAGCTTGTATTGTAGCATCCAATCACAGGAGTCACTTGGATCCACCAGTTCTGAACGCAGTATTCCCTGAACCTTTAATTTTCATCGCAAAGGAAGAGCTTTTTAAAGTTCCATTACTTGGAAAACTTCTGCCCCACATGGGTGCAATTCCGGTCAAAAGAGGTTCAGGTGATATGCAAGCCTTAGAGCTATCTCTTAGCTTCTTAGAGAAGGGTTGTAAAGTGTGCATATTTCCAGAAGGTTCAAGGGCAAACCCCGGGGAATTTCTGAGACCAAAGCTCGGCGTGGGTATCTTAGCCATAAAAAGCAAAAAACAAGTTTTGCCGGTCTATATAGACGGGACAGATAAAGTAATGCCAAGGGGCAAAAGCTTTCCAAAGCCCGGTCCTACCATAAGGGTAATAATAGGAAAACCCAAAGATTACTCTAAGGAAACCAACTACAAAGAAGTAGCTATCAAGATAATGGAGGAGATAAAAACCTTGAGTAAGTTATAA
- a CDS encoding enoyl-ACP reductase FabI, producing the protein MGLLSGKRALITGIANERSIAYGIAKSFHREGAQMAFTYANEKLKKRVEDIAKEFGSELVFECDVSKDEHILALKDWLQKEWGSLDIIVHSIAYAPKEEFKGGVIDTSREGFKVAMDVSVYSLIALTKALLPLMEGRNGSIITLSYYGAEKVVPHYNVMGIAKAALECTVRYLAYDIAKYGHRINAISAGPIKTLAAYSITGFHLLMEHTTKVNPFGKAITIDDVGDTAVFLCSDWARAITGEVVHVDNGYHIMGVFGREEEIKKEVFGKKTEL; encoded by the coding sequence ATGGGTCTTCTATCGGGTAAGAGGGCTTTAATAACAGGTATAGCAAATGAGAGAAGTATAGCTTATGGCATAGCCAAGTCTTTCCACAGAGAAGGTGCCCAGATGGCTTTTACCTACGCCAACGAAAAACTTAAAAAGAGGGTGGAAGATATTGCCAAGGAATTTGGCAGTGAGCTTGTGTTTGAGTGTGATGTGTCAAAGGATGAGCATATACTTGCTTTGAAGGATTGGCTACAAAAGGAGTGGGGAAGCTTGGACATAATAGTCCATTCCATAGCTTATGCTCCAAAGGAAGAGTTTAAAGGTGGTGTAATAGATACTTCAAGGGAAGGGTTTAAAGTCGCAATGGACGTGTCCGTATACTCACTGATAGCTTTAACAAAAGCACTGCTTCCTTTGATGGAGGGAAGAAACGGTAGTATTATAACCTTGTCTTATTATGGAGCGGAAAAGGTGGTTCCCCATTACAACGTTATGGGTATAGCAAAGGCTGCTCTTGAATGCACAGTCAGGTATTTAGCCTACGATATAGCAAAGTATGGACATAGGATAAACGCCATATCGGCAGGTCCTATAAAGACCCTTGCCGCATACAGCATTACTGGCTTTCACCTACTTATGGAGCATACCACAAAGGTAAATCCGTTTGGAAAGGCTATTACCATAGATGACGTAGGGGATACTGCGGTTTTCCTCTGTAGCGATTGGGCAAGAGCTATAACCGGAGAGGTTGTGCATGTAGACAATGGATACCACATAATGGGTGTGTTTGGGAGGGAAGAGGAGATCAAGAAAGAGGTTTTTGGTAAAAAAACAGAGTTGTGA
- the recA gene encoding recombinase RecA, with amino-acid sequence MVEVKSKEAEEKRKALESVLASIERKFGKGSIMPLKNAEKVKVETISTGSLSLDIATGVGGIPRGKIIEIFGPESSGKTTLALHVIAEAQKNGGIAVFIDAEHALDPKYAQKIGVDVENLYISQPDYGEQALEIAESLLRSGAVDVIVIDSVAALVPKDELEGEMGEAHVGKQARLMAQALRKLKSLAHNANAAVIFINQLREKIGVMFGNPETTPGGRALKFFADMRLDVRRIGDAKEGESKVGSRVRVKVVKNKLAPPFREAEFDMIYGEGICKLCDLVDTAAELGVIKKSGAWYSYGEIRLGQGRDQAKKFLQENPELAKEIEQKVREVAGIATANTKEGD; translated from the coding sequence ATGGTAGAGGTTAAATCAAAAGAAGCTGAGGAAAAAAGGAAGGCTTTAGAAAGTGTCCTTGCCTCCATTGAAAGGAAGTTTGGTAAAGGTTCTATTATGCCTCTGAAAAATGCGGAAAAGGTAAAGGTAGAAACTATATCAACCGGTTCTCTGTCTTTGGATATAGCCACTGGAGTAGGCGGCATACCAAGGGGAAAGATAATAGAGATCTTTGGACCTGAGTCTTCGGGAAAAACAACTTTAGCACTGCATGTAATAGCAGAAGCTCAGAAGAATGGAGGAATAGCGGTATTCATAGATGCAGAGCATGCCCTTGATCCCAAATACGCCCAAAAAATTGGCGTAGATGTGGAAAACCTTTACATATCCCAGCCAGACTATGGAGAGCAGGCTTTAGAAATAGCAGAAAGTCTTCTCAGAAGTGGTGCGGTGGATGTGATAGTAATAGACTCTGTAGCTGCTTTAGTGCCAAAGGATGAGCTGGAAGGAGAAATGGGAGAAGCTCATGTAGGCAAGCAAGCCAGACTTATGGCTCAGGCACTGAGAAAGTTAAAAAGTTTAGCCCACAATGCCAATGCAGCGGTGATATTCATAAATCAGCTTAGGGAAAAGATAGGGGTGATGTTTGGAAATCCAGAAACCACACCCGGAGGAAGGGCACTGAAGTTCTTTGCAGACATGCGTTTGGATGTAAGAAGGATAGGGGATGCAAAGGAAGGAGAGAGTAAAGTAGGTAGCAGGGTGAGAGTTAAGGTGGTAAAAAATAAATTGGCTCCTCCTTTTAGAGAAGCAGAGTTTGATATGATCTACGGTGAGGGGATATGTAAGCTTTGCGATTTGGTGGATACTGCAGCAGAGCTTGGGGTTATTAAAAAAAGCGGAGCTTGGTACAGTTACGGAGAAATAAGGTTAGGGCAGGGGAGAGACCAGGCAAAAAAATTCCTTCAAGAAAATCCAGAGCTTGCTAAAGAAATAGAACAAAAAGTTAGGGAGGTGGCAGGTATTGCTACAGCTAATACTAAGGAAGGCGATTGA
- a CDS encoding endonuclease V, with product MRNFFEQPLEKIQIECSKKVVLKDNFKKLELIGGIDLTFESLKDTPTRAWACLVVIELKTLKPVYYKVVEGIVDFPYIPTFLAFREMPLMLELYKQAEVKADVYFIDGQGVAHPRGCGIASHFGVETGEPTVGVAKSKLVGYAKDPSWKKGSYHYMTYKGKVVGAVVRTKDYAEPIYVSAGNNISLNTAIELVLRTSIYRIPEPTRLAHNYLQRIRKEA from the coding sequence ATGAGAAACTTTTTCGAACAACCTCTGGAGAAGATACAGATAGAGTGTTCAAAAAAGGTCGTGCTTAAGGATAACTTCAAAAAGTTAGAACTTATAGGTGGCATAGACTTAACCTTTGAGAGTTTAAAGGATACTCCCACAAGGGCATGGGCATGTCTTGTGGTAATAGAGCTGAAGACTTTAAAGCCCGTATATTACAAGGTTGTGGAAGGTATTGTAGATTTTCCTTACATTCCAACCTTTTTGGCCTTTAGGGAAATGCCCCTTATGCTTGAGCTATACAAACAGGCAGAAGTGAAGGCAGACGTCTATTTTATAGACGGTCAGGGAGTAGCCCATCCGCGAGGTTGCGGAATAGCATCTCACTTTGGTGTGGAGACGGGAGAACCTACCGTGGGAGTAGCAAAAAGCAAACTTGTAGGATATGCAAAAGATCCAAGCTGGAAAAAAGGTAGTTATCATTACATGACTTATAAGGGGAAAGTTGTGGGGGCAGTTGTTAGGACAAAGGATTATGCAGAGCCTATATATGTATCTGCCGGAAATAACATAAGCTTAAACACCGCTATAGAGCTCGTTTTGAGAACATCCATCTATCGTATCCCTGAACCTACCAGACTGGCACACAACTATTTGCAAAGGATAAGGAAAGAAGCATGA
- the galE gene encoding UDP-glucose 4-epimerase GalE, translating to MKILVTGGAGYIGSHMVKLLVEKGYDVLTFDNLSNGYEWAVVNRKLIVGDLLNYKLLEEVLLDYKPHAVMHFAAKVSVPESVEKPLLYYENNFCGTLNLLQAMKRSNIKLLIFSSTAAVYGIPKEVPVKEHSPTHPISPYGWSKLFSEQAIKDFSKAEGIKYGILRYFNVAGADPEGKIGQVSKNPTHLILRALKTAKGELPHLEVYGTDYPTPDGTCIRDYIHVMDLCQAHLDVLNYLMNGGESEVFNVGYGRGYSVLEVIEAVKKVTGVDFKVVTAQRRAGDPPEIVADPSKLKQLVGWKPVYDDLHYIIKTAWDWERSCDKLCI from the coding sequence TTGAAGATTTTGGTAACTGGTGGAGCGGGATATATAGGCTCCCACATGGTAAAGCTTTTGGTGGAAAAGGGTTACGATGTTCTGACTTTTGATAATCTTTCCAACGGATATGAGTGGGCTGTGGTAAATAGGAAGTTGATAGTGGGGGATCTTTTAAACTACAAGCTGTTGGAAGAGGTGCTTTTAGATTACAAACCCCACGCGGTAATGCACTTTGCAGCAAAGGTATCTGTTCCAGAAAGTGTGGAAAAACCTCTGCTCTACTATGAAAACAACTTTTGTGGAACCTTGAACCTTTTACAGGCAATGAAAAGGTCAAACATCAAGCTTCTTATCTTTTCTTCCACCGCAGCGGTCTATGGCATACCAAAGGAGGTGCCAGTTAAAGAACATAGCCCTACACACCCCATAAGCCCTTACGGATGGAGCAAGCTTTTTTCAGAACAAGCCATAAAGGACTTTTCAAAGGCTGAAGGTATAAAGTATGGCATACTCAGATACTTCAACGTAGCAGGCGCAGACCCAGAAGGAAAGATAGGACAGGTTAGCAAAAACCCAACCCATCTTATCCTTAGGGCCCTAAAGACCGCAAAAGGCGAGCTTCCTCATCTTGAGGTTTATGGAACAGATTATCCTACTCCCGATGGGACCTGCATAAGGGATTACATACACGTTATGGACCTGTGTCAAGCCCACTTGGACGTGCTAAACTACCTTATGAACGGTGGAGAGAGTGAGGTGTTTAACGTAGGTTATGGAAGAGGTTACTCTGTTCTTGAAGTGATAGAGGCGGTAAAGAAAGTGACTGGCGTGGATTTTAAGGTGGTTACCGCACAAAGAAGAGCAGGAGATCCACCAGAGATAGTGGCGGATCCCTCTAAGCTTAAGCAGTTAGTAGGTTGGAAGCCCGTATACGACGACCTTCACTACATAATAAAAACCGCATGGGATTGGGAAAGATCTTGTGATAAACTATGTATTTGA
- a CDS encoding SDR family NAD(P)-dependent oxidoreductase, which produces MQILVTGCAGFIGWAVAKRLLEEGHKVIGVDNLNSYYDVRLKHYRLEDLRSYRDFKFFQLDIEDYGKLKEVFKNYRFDAVINEAARAGVRASIEDPFVYMTTNANGTLNLLELCKNYGISKFVLASTSSLYAGQPMPFKEDLPVNTPISPYAASKKAAEVIAYTYHYLYGIDVSILRYFTVYGPAGRPDMSVFRFIKWIMEDSSLEVFGDGSQSRDFTYIEDIAEGTILALKPLGYQIINLGNNKPHSLLEMISLVERFTGKKAKIENREFHKADMKATWADITKAKELLGWQPKTSLEEGIEKTVDWFKKNWHWLKEVKL; this is translated from the coding sequence GTGCAGATTTTAGTTACGGGTTGTGCGGGATTTATTGGTTGGGCTGTTGCAAAAAGGCTGTTGGAAGAAGGACACAAAGTAATAGGCGTAGATAACTTAAACAGCTATTACGATGTAAGGCTAAAGCACTACAGACTGGAAGACCTCAGAAGTTATAGAGATTTCAAGTTCTTCCAATTGGACATAGAGGACTACGGAAAGTTAAAAGAAGTGTTTAAGAATTACCGCTTTGATGCGGTTATCAACGAGGCTGCAAGGGCAGGAGTGAGGGCTTCTATAGAAGATCCCTTTGTTTATATGACAACAAACGCAAACGGCACGCTAAATTTGTTGGAATTGTGTAAAAACTATGGTATTTCTAAGTTTGTTTTGGCTTCCACCTCTTCCCTTTATGCAGGACAGCCTATGCCCTTCAAAGAAGACCTTCCTGTGAATACACCTATCTCCCCTTACGCAGCTTCCAAAAAGGCAGCGGAAGTTATAGCCTACACATACCATTACCTTTACGGAATTGATGTTTCTATCCTGAGATACTTTACCGTCTATGGTCCTGCTGGAAGGCCCGATATGAGCGTTTTTAGATTTATAAAGTGGATAATGGAAGACTCTTCTTTGGAAGTTTTTGGCGATGGTAGTCAAAGCAGGGATTTCACTTACATAGAAGATATTGCAGAAGGAACCATTCTGGCATTAAAGCCCTTGGGTTATCAGATAATAAATCTTGGAAACAACAAACCCCACAGTTTGCTGGAGATGATAAGTTTGGTGGAGCGATTTACTGGGAAAAAGGCTAAGATAGAAAATAGGGAATTTCACAAGGCGGACATGAAAGCAACCTGGGCAGACATAACTAAGGCAAAAGAGCTTTTGGGATGGCAACCTAAGACTTCTTTGGAGGAGGGAATAGAAAAGACAGTGGATTGGTTTAAGAAAAACTGGCACTGGCTTAAAGAGGTTAAACTTTGA
- a CDS encoding secondary thiamine-phosphate synthase enzyme YjbQ: protein MSLLRVKTTKKTSIVNITPLVKEEVKKSGVKSGLCLIYVPHTTCAVFINEGADPDVVRDITYMLEKLIPWDDKNYAHAEGNSAAHIRSSIIGNSRIVPIEGGELMLGTWESIFLAEFDGPRERKVIIKIIEC from the coding sequence ATGAGCTTGCTTAGGGTAAAGACTACGAAAAAAACAAGTATTGTTAACATAACTCCCTTAGTTAAAGAGGAGGTAAAAAAGTCCGGCGTAAAATCTGGGTTGTGTTTGATTTATGTGCCCCACACCACCTGTGCGGTCTTCATAAACGAAGGAGCAGATCCTGATGTGGTAAGAGACATAACCTATATGTTAGAAAAGCTTATACCTTGGGACGATAAAAACTATGCCCATGCGGAAGGTAACTCTGCAGCTCACATAAGAAGCTCTATCATAGGCAATTCAAGGATAGTCCCCATAGAGGGCGGGGAACTAATGCTTGGAACTTGGGAATCTATATTCTTGGCGGAGTTTGACGGTCCAAGGGAAAGAAAGGTTATAATAAAGATTATAGAATGCTAA
- a CDS encoding V4R domain-containing protein, translated as MEPLGDKFRALAEAIERESVLVHRAALIDGYRDIYKYSTFGIDKLIKKAAEYGGKKGAKILKERYGVYTDRLDEALEMLTVIAESSRLIEVFEFDVEAKEIRVEGSILVEAVGKSSKPVCEPMAGFFAGFLSELLEKKIDVKETKCAAQGHERCVFKISI; from the coding sequence ATGGAGCCTTTGGGGGACAAGTTTAGAGCGCTGGCTGAGGCTATAGAAAGAGAATCTGTACTCGTGCATAGAGCCGCACTAATAGACGGATATAGAGATATATACAAGTATTCTACATTTGGTATAGACAAGTTGATAAAAAAAGCTGCTGAGTATGGAGGGAAAAAGGGGGCAAAGATACTAAAGGAAAGGTACGGAGTATATACAGATAGGTTGGATGAAGCTTTGGAGATGCTTACCGTGATAGCGGAATCTTCTAGGCTTATAGAGGTGTTTGAGTTTGACGTGGAAGCTAAGGAAATAAGAGTGGAAGGGTCCATATTGGTGGAGGCGGTAGGTAAAAGCAGTAAGCCTGTCTGCGAGCCAATGGCTGGTTTCTTTGCAGGTTTTTTGAGTGAACTTTTGGAGAAAAAAATAGACGTTAAAGAAACAAAGTGCGCTGCACAGGGACACGAAAGGTGCGTGTTTAAAATATCTATATGA
- the gatC gene encoding Asp-tRNA(Asn)/Glu-tRNA(Gln) amidotransferase subunit GatC produces MLSKEVVEKVAQLAKLKLTEEEKETLSKQLLDIIEFVNQLNQVDTEQIEGFENPPEGTFLREDVPQNPLPREKALMNAPEKENGFFVVPRILEV; encoded by the coding sequence ATGCTAAGTAAAGAAGTGGTTGAAAAAGTAGCGCAGTTGGCTAAGTTAAAGCTAACGGAAGAGGAAAAGGAAACCTTGAGCAAGCAGTTGTTGGATATTATAGAATTTGTCAATCAGCTCAATCAGGTGGATACGGAACAAATAGAAGGCTTTGAAAATCCTCCGGAAGGAACCTTTCTAAGGGAAGATGTGCCCCAAAATCCCTTACCGCGAGAGAAAGCTCTCATGAATGCTCCTGAAAAGGAAAATGGATTTTTCGTAGTTCCAAGAATACTTGAAGTTTAG